One Solanum lycopersicum chromosome 4, SLM_r2.1 DNA window includes the following coding sequences:
- the LOC101253481 gene encoding exocyst complex component EXO70I-like: MSMEELKQDDQIIFKLKQTCSDLNNLLQLSFNVETSLSEIEERFVVMQENLTIASRRIAPLQSLSIANKALDTKINRAISPALSLLESFKLSESLQRKLLELSSKLANEKSFNKRVEKLIKYVDTVDDLNEAINSISKECEPAIQKLQEVVEFLSRTKATDQFRTHRLKETLITLKALCETEVDAMRFDGLLDDALLNLQDEYESLLNKMRHRNFNEAKSDRDDDDDDHDDVVAAADMVSTDLGSELEIEVLTRISETLAANDCLDICIDIFVKVRYKRAAKALMRLNPEYLKTYSPEEIDEMEWVSLETAISLWIQHFELAIKNVFVSEKKLCCQVLGTVMDGVIWPECFVKIADKIMAVFFRFGEGVARSKKEPQKLFKLLDMFESLEKLKPESSEIFAGEAGADICSRFRELEKLLVHSSTKVFFELGLQIEANQDVLPPQDGSVPKLVRYAINYLKYLLTDAYSATMIRVLRTEQIWKAGVLSTPEADENLLKDAMFNIVDAIRRNVESKKLRYKDKVLPHVFVMNTYWYIYMRTRSTELGKLMGDQYMKKTYKIVAEESAYSYQKQAWGPLVKMLDKEELKKVDKDGLTAMIRGKMDAFTKGFDDITQRHKSFYHIPDTDLREQMREATMKLVIPAYTNFLNNFASSLHVKSYPSPEYVEDTLNQMFEVTDHHKSSGKSSLRPRQMRDPSDGSKSLSGEQSRRSKDFRRSKTSAIDT, encoded by the exons atgtcaatggAGGAGCTAAAACAAGATGATCAAATCATTTTCAAGCTTAAACAAACTTGTTCTGATCTCAACAACCTTCTTCAACTCTCATTCAATGTCGAAACGAGTTTATCTGAAATAGAAGAGAGATTTGTTGTAATGCAAGAAAATCTGACCATTGCTTCAAGAAGAATAGCTCCATTACAATCACTTTCCATTGCTAATAAGGCACTCGATACGAAGATCAACAGAGCAATTTCTCCAGCTCtttcacttcttgaaagtttcaaacTTTCTGAATCACTCCAGCGTAAGCTTCTTGAACTTTCTTCTAAATTAGCTAACGAGAAATCGTTTAACAAGAGGGTGGAGAAGTTGATCAAGTATGTTGACACGGTGGATGATTTGAATGAGGCGATTAATTCAATTAGTAAAGAGTGTGAACCAGCTATACAGAAGTTGCAAGAAGTTGTGGAGTTTTTAAGCAGGACTAAAGCAACTGATCAATTCAGGACGCATCGATTGAAAGAGACTTTGATTACACTTAAAGCTCTTTGTGAAACTGAAGTTGATGCTATGAGATTTGATGGACTGCTTGATGATGCTTTGTTGAATTTGCAAGATGAATATGAGAGTTTGTTGAATAAAATGAGGCATAGGAATTTTAACGAGGCAAAAAGTGATcgcgatgatgatgatgatgatcacgATGATGTTGTTGCTGCAGCAGATATGGTGTCTACAGACTTGGGAAGTGAATTAGAAATTGAAGTGCTTACAAGAATCTCTGAGACATTGGCTGCAAATGACTGTCTTGATATATGTATTGATATCTTTGTGAAG GTAAGATATAAAAGAGCAGCCAAAGCATTGATGAGACTGAACCCGGAGTACCTAAAAACATACAGTCCGGAAGAAATTGATGAGATGGAATGGGTGAGCCTAGAGACAGCGATATCCCTTTGGATCCAACACTTTGAACTTGCTATCAAGAATGTATTTGTATCGGAAAAGAAACTCTGCTGCCAAGTTTTAGGCACAGTAATGGATGGAGTTATATGGCCTGAGTGTTTCGTCAAGATAGCAGACAAGATAATGGCTGTCTTCTTTAGATTCGGGGAAGGGGTTGCACGAAGTAAGAAAGAACCTCAAAAGCTGTTTAAACTGTTAGACATGTTCGAATCACTGGAAAAGTTAAAGCCCGAGTCCTCAGAGATTTTTGCTGGTGAAGCTGGTGCTGATATCTGTTCGCGATTTAGAGAACTGGAGAAACTCCTTGTACATTCCTCTACCAAAGTCTTCTTTGAGCTTGGCCTTCAAATTGAGGCTAATCAGGATGTTCTTCCACCTCAAGATGGTTCGGTTCCAAAACTTGTTCGTTATGCTATTAACTATCTCAAATACCTTCTAACAGATGCATATAGCGCGACAATGATCAGAGTCCTCAGGACTGAACAAATATGGAAAGCTGGAGTACTTTCAACACCCGAAGCAGATGAAAACTTGCTCAAAGACGCCATGTTCAACATTGTGGATGCCATACGGAGGAATGTTGAATCTAAGAAATTGAGGTATAAAGACAAAGTATTGCCTCACGTATTTGTCATGAACACTTACTGGTACATTTACATGAGGACTAGAAGTACAGAACTCGGAAAACTCATGGGAGATCAGTATATGAAGAAGACATACAAAATTGTGGCTGAAGAATCAGCTTATTCGTATCAAAAACAAGCATGGGGTCCTCTAGTAAAGATGTTGGACAAAGAAGAACTTAAAAAAGTTGACAAAGACGGACTTACAGCTATGATACGAGGGAAAATGGATGCGTTCACTAAAGGATTTGACGACATTACTCAAAGACATAAAAGCTTTTATCATATCCCTGATACAGACTTGAGAGAGCAAATGAGAGAAGCTACAATGAAGCTTGTTATCCCTGCATATACCAATTTCTTGAACAATTTCGCGTCTTCTTTACATGTCAAGTCCTATCCTTCACCAGAATACGTAGAAGATACATTGAATCAGATGTTTGAAGTTACTGATCATCATAAGAGCTCTGGAAAATCATCTTTGAGGCCGCGACAAATGAGAGATCCTTCGGATGGTAGTAAATCATTATCAGGCGAACAATCACGCAGGAGCAAAGACTTCAGGAGGTCCAAGACAAGTGCCATTGATACCTGA
- the LOC101257559 gene encoding F-box protein At3g12350, which yields MAKPDEIHTISLSFTDFPEDVQLCILSFLTPSDISNFACTSKRFVSLCRDDPRLWFSMCNRKWGSKTQINKWGNGKISYKLLYNTLLEYENLIGFWRRSGAESDSPLIFFEWGPFHIAGSRVKPSRNGTYEVIKLPFLWMGITSKGEIVNYLDPVGKVELSGNVMNLDDLGVVESELVPVNVNFVGRTHVVVEENGTAFGYSCNSPQNRGFKKVSSSGNMREEEYEDLCVSPGSLPDRLMSDIYQYFANKTSPGGNGSARRQRRRERERQGRRKWEPEDYVKIVNCSPTPARPLQGLWKGFRDETTLEFFLVSYDDIGGIACRRLVELCKPFSAYAPVFWTSNTTFIESPLSSEEENIYEGRMHIQPLAEADDLCDILPSADKRVILCMLCMNSSYDLVIPDLAGSTVNPRQAEGRIWQYENGTFGFGFLRDNYVIDLRCIAQNGRILEAAYISGE from the exons ATGGCAAAACCAGATGAAATTCACACCATTTCGTTATCATTCACTGATTTCCCAGAAGATGTGCAGCTTTGTATCCTCTCATTCCTCACTCCATCAGATATCTCCAATTTCGCCTGTACTTCAAAACGCTTCGTTTCTCTTTGCCGTGATGACCCAAGACTCTGGTTTTCCATGTGTAACCGCAAatggggatccaaaacccagaTTAACAAATGGGGTAACGGTAAGATCTCGTATAAGCTTCTTTACAATACCCTTTTGGAGTATGAGAATCTCATTGGGTTCTGGCGCCGGAGTGGTGCTGAATCTGATTCACCGTTGATCTTTTTTGAGTGGGGTCCGTTTCATATAGCTGGTTCGAGGGTGAAACCCTCGAGAAATGGTACTTATGAAGTGATAAAGTTGCCATTTTTATGGATGGGTATTACCTCTAAGGGTGAAATTGTTAATTATCTTGACCCTGTGGGGAAGGTGGAGTTATCGGGAAATGTGATGAATTTAGATGATTTGGGTGTTGTGGAGAGTGAATTGGTTCCAGTGAATGTGAATTTCGTGGGAAGAACTCATGTTGTTGTGGAAGAAAATGGTACTGCATTTGGGTACTCTTGTAATTCTCCACAGAATAGAGGATTTAAGAAAGTTTCAAGCTCAGGGAATATGAGGGAAGAGGAGTACGAGGATTTATGCGTGTCTCCTGGGAGTTTGCCGGACAGGTTGATGTCtgatatttatcaatattttgcTAACAAGACAAGTCCTGGTGGAAATGGGTCGGCGAGGAGGCAGAGAAGGAGGGAGAGGGAAAGGCAGGGAAGAAGGAAGTGGGAGCCTGAAGATTATGTGAAAATAGTGAACTGTTCACCTACGCCAGCCAGGCCTTTGCAGGGCTTGTGGAAG GGATTCCGTGATGAAACGACTTTGGAGTTCTTCCTTGTCTCATATGATGATATTGGTGGCATTGCTTGCAGAAGGCTTGTTGAATTATGTAAACCCTTCTCTGCCTATGCCCCAGTATTTTGGACTTCGAATACCACATTCATTGAGTCACCTTTATCTTCAGAGGAAGAGAACATATATGAGGGTCGTATGCATATTCAGCCCCTTGCTGAAGCTGATGACTTATGTGATATTCTGCCTAGTGCTGATAAGAGAGTAATTTTGTGCATGCTTTGCATGAACTCAAGCTACGACTTGGTTATTCCTGATTTGGCAGGAAGCACCGTTAATCCTAGGCAGGCGGAGGGAAGGATTTGGCAGTATGAAAATGGAACCTTTGGTTTTGGGTTTCTGCGAGACAATTACGTTATAGACTTGAGATGTATTGCTCAGAATGGTCGGATATTGGAGGCAGCATATATTTCCGGTGAATGA